In the Sarcophilus harrisii chromosome 1, mSarHar1.11, whole genome shotgun sequence genome, one interval contains:
- the CER1 gene encoding cerberus — MYLLLLQLLVISGLGESRQQMLQDRKKRSQRSSHALSDRSLVALSADVSEEAQEKPDLFVAIPHLIDPELTEAPREQREMLFRFMFTSEKQKPERHLEIRDPAREAFKPRTPANAESDGREIEKSHLQEEAQKFWHYFLFRKSSASQEVILPIKSNEVYQETCRTVPFSQTILHDDCEKVVIQNNLCFGKCRSHRLSEATTHHHAFCSHCSPTKFTTKELLLNCTGLNPVVKVVMIVEECQCKIKQDQDEAHLHFDSHA, encoded by the exons ATGTATCTCCTGCTGCTTCAGCTGCTGGTGATCTCAGGTCTGGGAGAGTCTAGGCAACAAATGCTGCAAGACCGGAAGAAAAGAAGTCAGCGTTCTTCTCATGCTTTGAGTGATCGGAGTCTTGTAGCACTATCAGCAGATGTTTCAGAGGAGGCCCAAGAAAAGCCAGATTTGTTCGTAGCCATACCCCACCTTATAGACCCTGAGCTGACAGAGGCTCCCAGAGAGCAAAGAGAGATGTTATTCAGGTTCATGTTTACTTCTGAGAAACAGAAGCCAGAAAGGCATCTGGAAATAAGGGATCCTGCTAGGGAAGCCTTCAAACCTAGGACTCCAGCAAATGCTGAGTCTGATGGCAGAGAAATCGAGAAATCTCATCTCCAagaagaagcacaaaaattctgGCACTACTTCTTGTTCAGAAAGAGCTCAGCTTCACAGGAGGTCATCTTGCCCATCAAAAGCAACGAAGTGTACCAGGAGACCTGTAGAACAGTGCCCTTCTCCCAG ACAATCCTACATGATGACTGTGAAAAAGTAGTCATTCAAAACAACTTATGCTTCGGGAAATGTCGGTCTCATCGTCTTTCTGAGGCTACGACTCATCATCATGCCTTCTGCTCCCACTGTTCACCTACCAAATTCACCACAAAAGAATTATTGTTGAACTGCACTGGACTCAATCCTGTGGTCAAGGTGGTGATGATTGTGGAGGAATGTCAGTGTAAAATCAAGCAAGATCAAGACGAGGCTCATCTTCATTTTGACTCTCATGCATAA